From Eubalaena glacialis isolate mEubGla1 chromosome 5, mEubGla1.1.hap2.+ XY, whole genome shotgun sequence, one genomic window encodes:
- the LOC133092258 gene encoding large ribosomal subunit protein eL13-like yields MILKLHSHKDWQGRVATWFNQPTGKIRRRKGGQAKARLIAPRPASGLLQPVVRCPTVRYHTKVGAGRGFSLEELRVAGIHKKVARTIGISVGPRQRNKCTESLPANVQRRKEYRSELILFPRKPSAPKKGDSTAEELKLATQLTGPVMPIRTVYKKEKARVITEEEKNFKVAASLRMACAIAWLFGIPAKRAKEAAEQDVEKKK; encoded by the coding sequence ATGATCCTGAAGCTCCACTCCCACAAGGACTGGCAGGGGCGCGTGGCCACGTGGTTCAACCAGCCGACAGGCAAAATCCGCAGACGCAAGGGCGGGCAGGCCAAGGCGCGCCTCATCGCCCCGCGCCCCGCGTCTGGCCTCCTCCAGCCGGTGGTGAGATGCCCCACGGTCAGGTACCACACCAAGGTGGGCGCCGGCAGGGGCTTCAGCCTGGAGGAGCTGAGGGTGGCTGGCATCCACAAGAAGGTGGCCCGGACCATTGGGATCTCAGTGGGCCCGAGGCAGCGGAACAAGTGCACGGAGTCCCTGCCGGCCAACGTGCAGCGGCGCAAGGAGTACCGCTCCGAGCTCATCCTCTTCCCCAGGAAGCCCTCGGCCCCCAAGAAGGGAGACAGCACTGCTGAAGAACTCAAACTGGCCACCCAGCTGACAGGACCAGTCATGCCCATACGAACCGTCTACAAGAAGGAGAAAGCCAGAGTCATCACGGAGGAGGAGAAGAACTTCAAGGTGGCCGCCAGTCTCCGCATGGCCTGCGCCATCGCCTGGCTCTTTGGCATCCCGGCAAAAAGGGCCAAGGAAGCTGCAGAACAGgatgttgaaaagaaaaaataa